TCGAGGTGCGGACTCGATTGCCGGACAATGGGCGGCCAGCAGGGGTGTCGAAGCCCTGTCGTTCCCGGCCAACTGGACGAGGGATGGCAAGGCCGCCGGGCCGATCCGCAACCAGAGGATGCTGGACGAGGGGCAGCCGGACGTGGTAATCGCGTTCCCTGGCGGAGGCGGAACGGCCGACATGGTACGCCGCGCGAAAGCCGCCGGGGTGCAGGTCTACGAGGTGGAGGGTGAGGGTGCTACGCCTCGGCTATGCTCCGCAACTCCGCCGCCAGCCGGCGTAGCCATGAGTCGGCGAATCACTGATAAACCCACAAGGAGATCACCCTGATGGACGCACACGTCCCGCTCCTGATTGCCTCCCTCGCGGCCAACGTACTGATGCTTGTCTCTCTGGCATTGTCTGCATGGGACAACTACCGGCTTGTCAAAGAGTTGAAGCAAGGCGAGGCCAGGCTAGACGCCGCCATCCAGAGGGCGGAGGAGCGAGAGCGCACGCTTCACCGCCTTGCCGCCGACGCGGACCGCTGGCGGAGGATCTTCGCGGACAGCATGGCGAACCGGCCGGTGGTGGTCAGGGAGAGGGAGGTGGAGGGGTGATTTATCCCCAGCTCCTCCTGGATGTCCACCAGGAACTGATCGTGGACCTATTCGCTGGCGGCGGCGGTGCCTCCCAGGGGATCGAGGCCGCACTGGGGCGCCAGGTCGATATCGCGATCAACCACGATCCGGATGCGGTGTCGCTGCACGAGGTCAACCACCCCCAAACTCGGCACTTCGTGTCCGACGTCTTCGAAGTGGATCCGAAGACTGCAACGGGCGGCCGTCCGGTCGGGCTGCTCTGGG
This DNA window, taken from Longimicrobiaceae bacterium, encodes the following:
- a CDS encoding DUF2493 domain-containing protein, with product MTRVLVCGGREFNDAERIGYALDRFHARKGPISVLIHGAARGADSIAGQWAASRGVEALSFPANWTRDGKAAGPIRNQRMLDEGQPDVVIAFPGGGGTADMVRRAKAAGVQVYEVEGEGATPRLCSATPPPAGVAMSRRITDKPTRRSP